The proteins below are encoded in one region of Sulfolobus sp. A20:
- a CDS encoding thermopsin family protease, giving the protein MQKVSSILILVAFILLSSMPVLSLPTGISTNNGPIFTRAVLGYVNITDLLAYNASSDYPYGASLQLNVMLMANTSEGNLYYFWLQNVAEFLTNESRMNFVDNIWNATNPFAGISNVSGNGETYPLLNVFYHSSYYAYGTPEINYTFPFAFYFLISENYNSSGVKINFSYVILQNGKILPPNPVTYDSVFIPIQNLQTAYIVINDSMTPNASVGIITYLGNLLDAELVWGGYGNGESTTFQKMSSYLGLFYFSDKQFVPFDTVYNYGFDTEESANDLQVTLANNGDAYVSLGNPNYGLLTDNFHPYIPGFTFVNISSKIPFLINNTFLTTNYTGYITSPLTIFFYKNYSVNSSSFVLLSYPTSNITISSSNNFRNVSITPKYTYYYLIKINSNIPVLLNVNGNLTLTNKPIWVVQNSNINLVNYTYYISSGERLVVNNTYPSLPIIVKSPMTINVGFIKQYRVEINSTQTVIGAVNGQKLQFNGTNWIPQGSQISLKINLPIYEQGKFIGTYNVSPGEKIVVNGPIYEKLVVYPNYYFIIAIVILIVLGVAIIISLRKRK; this is encoded by the coding sequence ATGCAGAAGGTAAGTTCTATCCTCATTTTGGTAGCTTTCATACTGTTATCTTCAATGCCGGTCCTTTCTTTACCTACTGGTATATCAACGAATAATGGACCTATATTTACTAGAGCAGTCCTAGGTTATGTTAATATAACAGACTTACTAGCTTATAATGCATCGTCTGATTACCCTTATGGTGCTTCATTGCAACTTAACGTTATGCTTATGGCTAACACTTCAGAGGGAAACTTGTATTATTTTTGGCTTCAAAACGTGGCTGAATTTCTAACTAATGAAAGTCGGATGAATTTCGTTGATAACATTTGGAATGCAACAAATCCATTTGCAGGAATTTCCAACGTTAGTGGTAATGGGGAGACTTATCCATTATTAAACGTTTTTTATCATTCTAGTTATTACGCATACGGAACGCCTGAAATAAACTATACTTTTCCTTTTGCTTTTTACTTCTTAATAAGCGAAAACTATAATTCTTCTGGAGTAAAAATCAATTTCTCTTATGTTATTCTTCAGAACGGAAAAATATTACCTCCAAATCCTGTTACATACGACAGTGTTTTTATACCTATTCAAAATTTACAGACAGCTTATATAGTAATTAATGATTCTATGACTCCTAACGCTAGCGTTGGTATTATAACGTATCTAGGAAATCTGCTTGATGCAGAGTTAGTATGGGGAGGTTATGGCAATGGAGAATCTACCACTTTCCAAAAAATGTCATCATATTTGGGCTTATTCTACTTCTCAGATAAACAGTTCGTACCTTTTGACACCGTTTACAATTATGGTTTCGATACTGAGGAATCCGCTAATGATTTACAAGTTACTCTGGCAAATAATGGAGATGCTTATGTTAGTTTAGGAAATCCGAACTATGGCTTATTAACTGATAACTTCCATCCTTATATTCCAGGATTTACATTCGTCAACATAAGCAGTAAGATACCATTCCTTATTAACAATACATTTTTAACAACAAATTATACTGGGTATATAACTTCACCACTTACAATATTTTTCTACAAAAATTACTCAGTGAATTCTTCATCTTTCGTCTTACTCTCTTATCCTACATCTAACATAACAATTTCATCATCTAATAATTTTAGAAATGTGTCAATTACTCCTAAATACACATACTATTATTTAATTAAGATAAATTCTAATATACCCGTTTTGCTAAACGTTAATGGCAATTTAACCTTGACGAATAAGCCAATATGGGTAGTTCAGAATAGTAATATTAATCTCGTTAATTATACTTATTATATTTCCAGTGGAGAAAGATTAGTAGTTAACAACACTTATCCCAGTTTACCTATCATTGTGAAGAGTCCTATGACTATAAATGTAGGATTTATTAAACAGTACAGAGTAGAAATAAATTCCACTCAAACAGTGATAGGAGCAGTTAATGGTCAAAAATTACAGTTTAATGGGACAAACTGGATTCCTCAAGGCTCACAAATTTCTTTAAAGATTAATCTGCCCATTTATGAACAAGGTAAGTTTATAGGCACTTATAATGTTTCACCCGGAGAAAAAATCGTGGTGAATGGTCCAATATACGAAAAGCTAGTTGTTTATCCTAACTATTATTTCATAATTGCAATCGTAATATTGATAGTACTAGGTGTCGCTATAATAATATCATTAAGAAAAAGGAAGTAA